AATAGATCATTTAACGCAAATGTTTCGATATGGGGTTTAATACTGCCACTCTCTATTCGTGCAACTTCAGCTAAATTAACAATCATTTCGTTAGCCACTTTTAACGACAAATCAATACTACTCACTTGCCGCTGTTGATTTTCATTTAGCGTAGACTGACTAGCAAGAGCCGATGTAAACAAACGTGCCGCTTCAAGCGGTTGTAACAAGTCATGACTACACACTTGTAAATAATAGCTTTTCTTACTTAGTGCCTCGTCAGCAACCACTCTCGCTTTAGCTAGTTCTTTATTTGCCTTTTCGAGTTTTTTAGTTCGCTCTGCGACTCGGGTTTCTAGGTCTTGATTAGCTTCTTTTAATACCTGTTCTGCTTGCCTAAATGCCGTAATGTCTGAAAAAACCATTAAAAATCCACCGTCCGGTAATGGATTGCCTTCAATACGGATCACCTTGCCATCTTCACGTAAACGTTCAGAGCTATGGGACAGCCTTAAACGCAGAAAATCGAGGCGTTTCTGGACATGCTCTTCAGTATTACCCGAACCACACAGACCACGCTCGGCGTTATAGCGTATTAATGACTCGACCGGACAACCAACATAAAGGATATCATCAGGATAATTAAACAACATCGTATACTGTTTATTCCAAGCAACGAGTTCGAGTTCATCATTAATAATTGATATCCCCTCTCTAGTATTTTCTATCGCACTTTTCAGCAAGTTTTGACTAAATTCTTGTCGATGGCTGGATGCATTCCCCACTAAGGTCGCAAGTTCGTCTAACGCAAAATCATGCCCATCTAAAGCAGAATTAAGTACCAACCGCGCAGACGAAGAACCCATCACACTCGACAATACTTTCTCTGTATGCTCAAGTGCATGCTCTGCGATCTCCTTTGCTGTATGACCTAACGTGATAGCCATCTGTTCAAATGCTTTAAAACTTGCAGACGCTTTATCATCACCAACAAATTGAGCTGTTAACAATAACAATTCATCGACAGATATGGCTTGTCGTTTAGATTTAGTTCTACGTTTACTTTCGATAAGAGATGCCGGTAATTGCCGCTTTAAAAATAATGCGCCTTGTATTCGCTCCTGAATACTCGACCTAGTCACCAGCGAAATAGCGATCATAGATACGGTATTAATCGCGAGGCACAGTAAGTTAATAGCTGTCGAACTCGCAAAAACAGTACCTTCTAGTGGCCCAGGATAAAAGCCGAGTTGAGGCAAAAAATTAACAACTGTCCATAATGAAAAGCCGATACAGATACCACTAAACACACCTTTTAATGTCGCTCGTCGCCAATAGAAAGCGGCCAACAATGCTGGCGTTAACTGCGCCAATGCACCTAACGCTGTTACACCTAAGCTTGATAGCGTGGTTGGTGGTATAAACAGAAACACAAGATAACTTAACAGGATCACAAGCAGGACTAATAACTTTCTGATGTTAAGAAGTTTTAATCTAAACGCATTGTATTGAGTCGGGTGTTTATTTTTCTTAAACAAAATAGGAAATATTATTTCGTTACTGAGCATAGTACTTAAAGTAATTGTAGATACAATCACCATTGAACTTGCCGCTGAAATAGCACCCAAAAATGCAAATAGTGTCAGCCATATTTGATCTTGATACCAAGGTAAGACCAACACGTACATATCAACAGGAACACTATTTCCCAATAGCAAGTAACCCGCGAGGCCTAACGGTGCAGAGAAAAATGCAAATACAAGTAAATACAGTGGGAAGATACGACGACTTAACCATGCATCTTGTTCATCGCGTAATTCCACAATCATGACATGAAACTGTCGTGGTAAAACGAAAAATGCAGCCATGACTATGACAAGCATACCACCCATCGCGCTTAGATCGGGAAACTGTAATGCACTAGCTAATTCAGCATTAGCACTCGCTTGTTGCCAAATCTCTTGTGGTGAATCAAACACGATGTAACAAATGAAAATACCTACACTGGCAAACGCTGCAATTTTAACCAGAGCTTCAAACGCAATTGCCAACATAATGCCGGGATGACGCTCTGTCACATCAATACTGCGTATACCAAACAACATGCTAAAACCTGCCAAGACACAACTCGTCACTAAACCAAGCTGCCAAGGCATAAAGTCTTGTTGAATTTGTAATTGCAGGAATGAATAAACAATGGCTTTAATTTGCAATGCAATATAGGGCATTGTGCCAAAAAGAGAAACTAGTGTGACAAGAATTGCTAATGCATGTGATTTCCCAAAACGAGCGGCGAGTAAGTCGGCAATGGAGGTTAAATTAAAGGCAATACTTGTTTTAATTACCCGCAACAAGAAAGGCCAAGCGAAAACAAGTAGTAATATTGGGCCTAAATAAATAGGCAGGTACGAATAAACACTACTGGCAGCCTGCCCTGTCGTGCCTAGAAAACTCCACGAAGTACAATAAACAGAAACAGCAAAAGCATAAATTAACGCTTGCCGTTTTCCTTGGATAAGATAACGATATTTATCACCTAAATATGCAATTAAAAATAATAACGCGATATAAAAAAAACTTAATAGCATCAACTGCCAATTTGCAAACATACTATAACCTACCCAGCAACAATCTACTCAACTGTGCCTATCGAACTACGACTAAATTAACTTATTCAAGAACAGAGAAAGCGCGATACCCAAGCAATTCAAAGTTAACCAATAGAAAACAGAAAAAGAGATATTCAAAGCATGACACGCCTTGGGTATATGCAAAACGACTAAAGCGAGGTTTCAAATTCGCTAATGTAATCGCCACCTTTAATTGAGGCGATCAACCTTAATTTATAACTTGTCGAGGTACGGGCTAATTCACGCAGTGGTGTTTGTGCTTGCCAGTAATAATTACTTTGTACCTGAGATAGGGGAAATGCAGTCGCTGTATTATCTTCATCTACTAGGAATAGCACCGCTTCATCAAGAGGGAAAGTAGAATTTACGACAGTTGAACCCGCTTTATCAAACACGTTTATTTTAAAGTCACCACTTATCAACACACACCCACCAGCAAGTACTTCACAAGAAGATTCTGGTATTAATGTGATCAACTTAGCCTTATCCGCATCGTTTTCAATTAAATAATCTGATGCTATATAGCCCAATACAGCTAATAATGGCGCGACAAGTACTGCCACTTTGGTATGTTTATTCATGCACTTATTCCTTTAAGCTATTACTATACTCTACGACATCCAACTGACCCAACATCATTGCAGCTTGTGTCCGGTTCCGTACATTCAACTTACGGAAAATCGCACTCGCATGGGCTTTAACCGTGGCTTCAGCGACACAAAGCTTATCCCCGATTTGCTTATTAAGGAGTCCCTCAGAAAACATCATTAATATTCGATACTCTTGAACGGTTAAACTCGCAATCGCTTCATCTGTTGTGCTATTCGTTTCTTCTTTGATTTTTTCATATGAACCAGGAACCCATAACTGACCAGCTAACACCTTGCTAATAGCCGAAATTATTGTTGGTACCGACTCAGACTTGGGCACAAAACCCGACGCACCATGCTGCATTGCTTTACTTATGATAGTTTCATCACTGTAGGCAGAAATAACAACCACAGGGATATTCGGATATTGTTTTCTGATACGAATTAAATGATCGAATCCATGAGCACCAGGTATATTTAGGTCCAGCAACAATAAATCAGCATCTACGTTAGCGACAAGGCACTCATTAATACTTTCGACGGTTTCAGCTTCCAGCCAATGTGTCGTTTTAAATTGCTCTTTTAATGCAATCAATAATGCTTGACGAAATAGAGGGTGATCGTCAGCAATGATGATTTTTTCTGGCATTACGTGCATATTCATCCATGCGTTGCTACAAATAATTAACCTCCACTATACATGACACCCTGTAGACAAACTGTGACGAACTTAACTTGCTCAGTTCGAGGTACACGACGACGTAATTAACTAAAAGCAGTTGAGATCAAAGATTTAAGTTGGGTATTTCCTTTAAGCTCTGAATATTGAATTTTTGCCATAAATAGTTCTGCGGTGGCAATCGCATCGTTCAATGCATTGTGTGCTGGATAGTGTGGTAGACCATATTCATCACGTAAATTGCGGAGGTGAAGTGTAGATGGCGCATATATTTGATTGTATCTATCATGTCTTTTTTTAGCTAATGCTAGCGTGTCGATTATCGGAAAAACAGGTGCCATCCCATAAAGCTTTATACAGGCTTGTTCTAGAAATGTTTTTTCAATTTGTGCATAGTGAACCAACATTGTT
This Moritella sp. 5 DNA region includes the following protein-coding sequences:
- a CDS encoding PAS domain-containing hybrid sensor histidine kinase/response regulator, which encodes MFANWQLMLLSFFYIALLFLIAYLGDKYRYLIQGKRQALIYAFAVSVYCTSWSFLGTTGQAASSVYSYLPIYLGPILLLVFAWPFLLRVIKTSIAFNLTSIADLLAARFGKSHALAILVTLVSLFGTMPYIALQIKAIVYSFLQLQIQQDFMPWQLGLVTSCVLAGFSMLFGIRSIDVTERHPGIMLAIAFEALVKIAAFASVGIFICYIVFDSPQEIWQQASANAELASALQFPDLSAMGGMLVIVMAAFFVLPRQFHVMIVELRDEQDAWLSRRIFPLYLLVFAFFSAPLGLAGYLLLGNSVPVDMYVLVLPWYQDQIWLTLFAFLGAISAASSMVIVSTITLSTMLSNEIIFPILFKKNKHPTQYNAFRLKLLNIRKLLVLLVILLSYLVFLFIPPTTLSSLGVTALGALAQLTPALLAAFYWRRATLKGVFSGICIGFSLWTVVNFLPQLGFYPGPLEGTVFASSTAINLLCLAINTVSMIAISLVTRSSIQERIQGALFLKRQLPASLIESKRRTKSKRQAISVDELLLLTAQFVGDDKASASFKAFEQMAITLGHTAKEIAEHALEHTEKVLSSVMGSSSARLVLNSALDGHDFALDELATLVGNASSHRQEFSQNLLKSAIENTREGISIINDELELVAWNKQYTMLFNYPDDILYVGCPVESLIRYNAERGLCGSGNTEEHVQKRLDFLRLRLSHSSERLREDGKVIRIEGNPLPDGGFLMVFSDITAFRQAEQVLKEANQDLETRVAERTKKLEKANKELAKARVVADEALSKKSYYLQVCSHDLLQPLEAARLFTSALASQSTLNENQQRQVSSIDLSLKVANEMIVNLAEVARIESGSIKPHIETFALNDLFSQLASEFSAAAKQHGVSFTIMPTTHWVNTDKHLLRRILQNLIGNAFRYASPGRVLLGCRRKNGQLSVQLFDNGPGIATKDQERVFEQFSQLKANNGSNDGLGLGLSICTSLSALLQHQLTLDSVEGRGCQFSLQLCEATALQQDNTTSVIVPTDLTGTAVLCIDNNPAILEGMLELMSSWDCEVYGASSIVSAMTLFKQCDFDILLVDYQLDNDEDGLTLISALREINPAIPAILITATTEVGIADKAAAAKVGLLRKLVKPASLRAMMSAQLTETLQTQFIRE
- a CDS encoding response regulator transcription factor, producing MHVMPEKIIIADDHPLFRQALLIALKEQFKTTHWLEAETVESINECLVANVDADLLLLDLNIPGAHGFDHLIRIRKQYPNIPVVVISAYSDETIISKAMQHGASGFVPKSESVPTIISAISKVLAGQLWVPGSYEKIKEETNSTTDEAIASLTVQEYRILMMFSEGLLNKQIGDKLCVAEATVKAHASAIFRKLNVRNRTQAAMMLGQLDVVEYSNSLKE